One window from the genome of Myxococcales bacterium encodes:
- a CDS encoding D-alanine--D-alanine ligase, giving the protein MTKTSATTSSAPHPFAGKRIGVVMGGLSSERAVSLNSGAGVLAGLQERGYDAVGIDWQQGMSLADALAAQRIEVVWNALHGTYGEDGAVQGLLRCLGIPSTGSGILASALAMDKIMSKRIFDSNGIPTPKWTVLSETADDAEIADALASFTYPLVVKPAYEGSSVGLTIVQSPTELRPAIALARRHQGPPLIEAFLPGAELTVAILGERALGSCEIRPATGLYDYEAKYQRSDTQYLVPPEVAPAIVAAASAIALRTHQALGCTGYSRVDLRLDAAGAPFVLEVNTLPGMTKTSLIPKIAKAAGMDYPSLCEAILATAT; this is encoded by the coding sequence ATGACCAAGACCAGCGCCACTACGTCATCCGCGCCACATCCCTTTGCCGGCAAGCGCATCGGCGTCGTCATGGGCGGGTTGTCATCCGAGCGCGCGGTGTCGCTCAATAGTGGCGCCGGCGTGCTCGCGGGGCTGCAAGAACGCGGCTACGACGCAGTCGGCATCGACTGGCAACAGGGCATGTCGCTCGCCGACGCGCTCGCGGCGCAGCGGATTGAAGTGGTGTGGAACGCGCTGCACGGCACGTATGGCGAAGACGGCGCGGTGCAGGGGCTCTTGCGTTGCCTTGGCATTCCGAGCACCGGCTCGGGCATTCTGGCGAGCGCGCTGGCGATGGACAAGATCATGTCCAAACGCATTTTTGATTCGAATGGTATTCCGACCCCCAAATGGACCGTCTTAAGCGAAACCGCCGACGACGCAGAAATCGCCGACGCGCTCGCGAGTTTCACCTATCCGTTGGTGGTTAAGCCCGCCTACGAAGGCTCGAGCGTCGGTCTAACGATTGTGCAATCGCCGACCGAGTTACGGCCCGCCATCGCGTTGGCTCGTCGCCACCAAGGGCCGCCACTCATCGAAGCCTTTTTGCCGGGCGCCGAGCTGACCGTTGCCATTCTAGGCGAGCGCGCGCTTGGGTCCTGCGAAATTCGTCCGGCCACCGGGCTCTACGACTATGAGGCCAAGTATCAACGCAGCGACACGCAATACCTCGTGCCGCCCGAGGTGGCGCCGGCCATCGTAGCGGCCGCGTCAGCGATCGCGCTGCGCACGCACCAAGCGCTGGGCTGCACCGGCTATAGCCGCGTCGATCTGCGTCTTGATGCCGCCGGCGCGCCGTTTGTGCTTGAGGTCAACACGTTGCCGGGCATGACCAAGACCAGCCTGATCCCCAAGATCGCCAAGGCCGCGGGGATGGATTATCCCAGCCTGTGCGAGGCAATCTTGGCCACGGCGACGTAG
- a CDS encoding UDP-N-acetylmuramate--L-alanine ligase yields MFRKVDTKIHFVGIGGMGMCGIAEVLANMGYKVSGSDMNQTEITRHLADIGCDVKYGHKSDNLDDADVVVVSNAIKGYNPEVEAARARQIPVIPRAEMLGELMRMKYGIAVAGAHGKTTTTTMVHSVLMAAGLDPTAVIGGRVNSLGLANARWGKSDYLVAEADESDGSFLSLTPTLAVVTNIDAEHLDHYGTYDNVKKAFVNFCNRVPFYGLAALCLDNAGVQEILPQLTKRVATYGITGQAHYRARHIRPDGLVTKFVAWRGAEELGEVALPMPGNHNVLNALAVLVVADFLGIDFATYAKAIGAFEGIQRRFTVRGQVADITVVDDFGHHPSEVKATLAGARAAFPGRRIIAAFQPHRYSRTRDQFAEFTKAFGDADTVILCDVFPAGEKPIEGISSETLIKNMRDAGHKGAHYVGTRDDIAPWVAQHVQNGDLVLTLGAGNIQMCCNEIIELLEKAFGPATKKNLVRPSADFTVASLAARIPRN; encoded by the coding sequence GCCAACATGGGCTACAAGGTCTCGGGCTCCGACATGAATCAGACCGAAATCACGCGGCACCTCGCGGACATCGGTTGCGACGTTAAATACGGCCACAAATCCGACAACCTCGACGACGCCGACGTGGTGGTCGTCTCGAACGCGATCAAGGGCTACAATCCCGAGGTCGAGGCGGCGCGGGCGCGGCAGATTCCGGTCATCCCGCGCGCCGAGATGCTCGGCGAGCTGATGCGCATGAAATACGGCATTGCCGTGGCTGGCGCGCATGGCAAGACCACCACCACCACCATGGTGCACAGCGTCCTCATGGCCGCCGGGCTCGACCCAACCGCGGTGATCGGCGGCCGCGTCAACTCGCTTGGCCTTGCCAACGCGCGCTGGGGCAAGTCGGACTATTTGGTGGCCGAAGCCGATGAATCGGATGGCTCGTTTTTGTCGCTGACGCCGACGCTCGCGGTGGTGACCAACATCGACGCCGAGCACTTAGATCACTACGGCACCTACGACAACGTGAAGAAGGCGTTTGTCAATTTTTGCAACCGCGTGCCGTTTTACGGGCTGGCGGCGTTGTGTCTCGACAACGCAGGCGTGCAGGAAATACTGCCGCAGCTCACCAAGCGCGTCGCGACGTACGGCATCACGGGGCAGGCGCACTATCGCGCGCGGCATATCCGGCCCGACGGCCTAGTCACCAAATTTGTCGCGTGGCGCGGCGCCGAAGAGCTTGGCGAAGTGGCGCTGCCCATGCCGGGCAATCACAACGTGCTCAACGCGCTGGCGGTGCTCGTGGTCGCCGACTTTTTGGGCATCGATTTTGCGACCTATGCCAAGGCGATTGGCGCGTTCGAGGGCATCCAGCGCCGCTTTACCGTGCGTGGCCAAGTTGCGGACATTACGGTTGTCGACGACTTTGGGCATCATCCATCAGAAGTCAAGGCAACGCTCGCCGGCGCCCGTGCGGCATTTCCAGGCCGTCGCATCATTGCGGCGTTTCAACCCCATCGCTATTCGCGCACGCGCGATCAGTTCGCCGAGTTCACCAAGGCCTTTGGCGATGCCGACACCGTGATCTTGTGCGACGTGTTCCCAGCAGGCGAGAAACCCATCGAGGGCATCTCGTCTGAGACGCTGATCAAGAACATGCGCGACGCCGGCCACAAAGGCGCGCACTACGTTGGCACGCGCGATGACATCGCGCCATGGGTGGCGCAGCACGTGCAAAATGGCGATCTGGTGCTGACGCTCGGCGCCGGCAATATCCAGATGTGCTGCAACGAGATCATCGAGCTGCTCGAAAAGGCCTTCGGCCCCGCGACCAAGAAAAACCTCGTGCGCCCAAGCGCCGACTTTACGGTCGCGTCATTGGCGGCGCGGATCCCGCGCAACTAA
- the murB gene encoding UDP-N-acetylmuramate dehydrogenase, whose product MTSSGHAPIDDGIVLVGDERPDRDEPASATVPANPYSKLNPAQRESIAQRFGAAARFDEPMRRHTTLKIGGPADAFVAPASIADVQWLVGFALAETLPFTVVGGGSNLLVRDGGIRGVVLSTDGLRALEVREGGVMHVQAGVSTGKVLSVALAHDLGGVEFLGGVPGTVGGGLIMNAGTYVGEFKDVVASVESVNLATGELVCRDNAACGFVYRNSKLGRGELVVGAQLALRPRPRAEMDAEIRALRQRRHEREPKKVSSAGSIFKNPPGDFAGRLIEACGLKGTQIGDAVCSPVHANWLVNIGGARAADLLALIELVRHEVAQTHGVALELEVKLVGEDAP is encoded by the coding sequence ATGACTAGCTCTGGCCACGCCCCGATCGACGACGGCATCGTGCTGGTCGGCGATGAGCGCCCCGATCGCGACGAGCCTGCCTCCGCGACAGTGCCCGCCAACCCATATTCCAAGCTCAACCCCGCACAACGCGAGTCCATCGCGCAGCGGTTTGGCGCCGCCGCGCGCTTTGACGAGCCGATGCGCCGTCACACCACGCTCAAAATTGGCGGCCCGGCCGATGCCTTCGTGGCGCCGGCCAGCATCGCCGACGTGCAATGGCTGGTGGGGTTTGCGCTCGCCGAAACGCTGCCCTTTACCGTGGTCGGTGGCGGCTCCAATTTGCTCGTGCGCGACGGCGGCATTCGCGGCGTCGTGTTGTCTACGGACGGCCTTAGGGCGCTTGAGGTGCGCGAAGGCGGCGTCATGCACGTGCAGGCCGGCGTCTCCACCGGCAAGGTGCTCAGCGTCGCGCTTGCACATGACCTGGGCGGCGTCGAGTTCTTAGGTGGCGTGCCAGGCACGGTCGGCGGCGGCCTCATTATGAACGCGGGCACCTATGTCGGCGAATTCAAAGATGTCGTCGCTAGCGTCGAATCGGTGAACTTGGCCACAGGCGAGCTGGTTTGCCGCGACAACGCGGCGTGCGGCTTTGTCTATCGCAACTCAAAGCTGGGCCGCGGCGAGCTGGTTGTGGGTGCGCAGCTTGCGCTACGGCCGCGGCCTCGCGCCGAAATGGACGCCGAGATTCGTGCGCTGCGTCAGCGCCGCCACGAGCGCGAACCTAAAAAGGTTTCGAGCGCTGGGTCGATCTTTAAGAACCCTCCGGGCGATTTTGCGGGTCGCCTTATTGAGGCCTGTGGGCTCAAGGGCACGCAAATCGGCGACGCCGTGTGCTCACCGGTGCACGCCAATTGGTTGGTCAACATCGGCGGCGCGCGCGCGGCGGACTTGCTCGCGCTCATCGAGCTGGTTCGCCACGAAGTTGCGCAAACCCACGGCGTCGCCTTAGAACTAGAAGTGAAACTCGTCGGCGAGGATGCCCCATGA